Sequence from the Nisaea sediminum genome:
CAGAGATCCCAGGGCCGGCGACCGTACCGTTCATAATATCGGTGGTTATAACCGGGACGATCAACGACGCAGGCGATGCCGATGATCGGAGCATCACGCATAAGGCAGTACAGTTCTTCGTAGAACGCAGAGCGCTCTTCTTCGTCAGCATCATCGAGCCACAAAAAATCTTCGGTGCGCGCTCGAATATCCGCAGAGTGGAGCGGCTTTCCTGTGATGTTCCACTTTTTCATGAAGGCAGCATGCATGGCACGGGCTTGCTGTTCTTCGTCATCGTTAACGATGACGCCGCCGAGAGCGAACCAGTCGTTCCCGTGCTTTGCTCGTTTGCCCGGCTTGCGGTCTGGGCGACGCGTCCCCGAATCATCGAGATAGAAGTTTAGCGTGCTTACCATTGTAGCAACCTTACATGAGGATGGGGCCACCTTCCGAGATGGCCCCATCTGGATCAGCGCCGCTTGCTCGGGCGCTGCCCTTTCGTCTCGTCCTGGCCGAGCGCTGAAGCCGCGAGCGACTTCACCTGCTTCGGTGTTGGTTTCGTGCGCCCCGCCAACACGTCGCTGGCGAGCGACGAGATACGCGGGCTGGTTTGCTTATTCGGTTTCTTCGTGGTCGGCATGATTGCCTCCTTGGCTATACCGTTGGAGTGGACGGAATCCAATGATTCCGCTATATTCATGCCCGTGCGCGAGGGCACTTGCCCCCACGCCGGGCGGCCCCCGATAACAACCGGGCCGCTTGCCACACGGCGCACCTCCTTCCTCCGCACCAACGGGCTGGGGGTTCGAATTTGACCAGAACGCCGGTCGCACGGTCGCTCTGGTCGGTGAGGCCGATTTAGGGGTGTCCGTATCCGGATCAGGGCTTGCGGACACCCCTGCCTATTTCATCATTGCCCCGGGTATCGGTCGGCTGAACGCCGGGGCTCGCTTCCAACAAGGCCATCAGGCCCTCCCGGTCACAACATGTTGTGAGCAACATCGCCCACGACACCATGAGATCGCATTCTGGCGCGCCTGTCAAGGGGGCGGCGCCAGAAAACGCGTAAGATTTTGTTGCCGCGATGCGCGTAATCGCCTATCTATGTGTTGGTAATTTGTTACGTAACATAGGAGGCGGCTATGGCTGTTCGGGTCAGAAGTCCAAACTATCCCAACATTTCTCTGTCTGACGCGATAGAGAAAGCGGAGAAGATTTTTGCTGTTGATCGTACGTACAGTATTGACCGCGAGGTGGCGGTGGGACATGCCGGATACTCAAGCCTAAACGGAGCATCGGCTAAGGTCCTTGCCTCGATGATTCAGTATGGGCTTCTGGAAAAGGCCGGTAAGAATCAGGTCCGAGTGACGCGCCTCGCGGTTGCAATCATGCATTCGGAAAGCGACGCGGCGAAATCGGAGGCGATCATGGAGGCGGCCTTCAGGCCTTCGCTTTTCGCGGAGCTACGGAACGAGTTCCCCGGCGGGGTGCCGTCTGAGGCGTCGCTGCGCAGCTACCTTCTTCGTCAAGATTATTCGAATGCCGCAATAGGTCCTGCAATCAGGTCTTACATCCTAACTTACGAGATGGCGGAGCAAACGCGCGCAAACGAAAGTCATGGCGTGAGGTCAGTCGCAGCTACAGAATCGAATGATGTAGTTGATGTTTCAGAGGAAACCGATATGAGCACTCAAGTAGCGCAACCGAGTCAAAAGATTCAGGCGGCGCCGATTCCGCCCGCGCCTGAGACTGATCTGAACGACATTCAGTGGGTGGTATCAGGCGGCACGGTGAAGATCAGCGCGACGCTGGATATGGAAGGCATTGGACGACTTGAGCGCAAACTTGCCGCGATGAAGGAGCTTCTGTCAGATTGACTTGGTAGTGTGTGGCTCCTCAATCTCTGTAAGTCTGAGGATGCAGCGTGTTGGGATGCGCATTACGCCAGAAACCTGCACGCTGTCCCCGCTGTTGAAGGCGCCCATGTTTGGCGCAAGCGCCTTAACGTCTTCACCGTCATAAATCAGCCAACCCACGGAAGCGCACCGAACAGCCGAGCCCGGTTCAAAATCGGACAGAAACCCCCAACTTGATGTAGGCTGTGCACTGTCTTCCCATTCAACGAAGACGAGGGGACATTGATTGGCAATGGAACGGGAACGCTTATCCTTACGCGAGGCCCTGGACGCGGATCGCTTAGAAGACTTCATCCGGCAGGAAGAGGTGCTCGGCGCTGTTGCGGATCGGTCCGCTTTTGAATCCGTGGTGGCCACGGCTGTCAAACCGCGCCAATCAGGAGATCGAACATCGCATTCTCCATCTGACGATGGTTCGACCGGAACGTAAACTCGTTCAGATACCGATCCATGTACTTCCGCGACACGTGAATGTGCGTGCTGCGGACTGAGTTCTTGAACAGCTTCCAGAAGCCCTCGATGGTGTTGACGTGGTGCACGGCGTTGGTGCGGTAGTCGTACAGCGCCCATTCCTTGTCGCCGTGCTTGACGGCAACGTGCTTGTAGCCGTCTCCGGTCAGTAAGCCGTAGCTCATCAGTTCGTCGGTCGAGACCAGCGAGCCCTTTTCGACCTTCTCGTCAACGACGCCCTTGAGGGTCTTGAGCTTGATATCCGGGATGACCTGAGCGTGAACCCGACCACCGCGCTCGGCAACGCCCATCACGATGGTCTTGCCGGGAGCGCCACGGCCCCGTTTGCCGCCGGAACGCTTGCCGCCAACATAGGCTTCATCAAGTTCGACGTGGCCACGGAACAGGTCTTTGATTTCAGCCTGTTCCATAAGCTGGCGGATCTGCTGGCCCATGCGCCACGCGGTTTTGTAAGTCACGCCAAGCTGGCGCTCCAGTTCCTTGCCGGACACGCCGTGACGGGTCGTGACAAAGAGGAAGATCGCGTAGAACCACAGTTGCAGCGGAGTGCGGCTGTCCTGAAAGATCGTACCGGCGCACGGATACAGATGCGCGCCACAGTGAGCGCAGGCATACGCCTTGCGATTGGTCATCCGGTGGAAGCTGCTTTCCGTCCCGCAGTCACGGCAGACGTGGCGCAGACCGTAGCGGACCTCCATGACGTGATGCAGGCACGCATCGTCATCCGGGAACCGCTTGAAGAAATCGCGAACTGTGAACTTACCTGACATGGGTGCCTCCGTTGACACCCTTAATATAGGCGATCAGCTTACTTGCTTCAAGGGGATAATCCCGTTTCTTTTAATAAAGCCGTCGTGTAGCTGTCGATTTGTACACCATTTTTCTTGCCTAGGCATAAAATTTCATCCTTTGTGAGTGACATTAAGATATCTGCGTCATTTCCTCGACCCGCTAATGTTGCCTTCAGTGCAGCTTTAATGGCGGCAGATTTCTCAATCTCATTCGGGTCTACTTCACCCGCTCTCTCGTACCAGCGCAGCAAGTCCAGTTGTTTGTCATCAGGTATGTCATCGGGTCCGGCATCACCCAACACCGCGCTAGCGTGATATCTCGCATTCTCGTTTTTCTTACGGTCCACCCACTCCTTAACCCGTTCCCCAAAATGATCTCCCAGCGCTTTCGCTGCAGGCCCTAAAAATGCTTTGACTGGATTGATGTCCGAGACCGTTTTCGTTACTTCCGCAACCTTCGCCGCTGCATCCAGCGCGGGCGTTCCACACTTGTTCTCTTCATCCATGGCACTCCTGCCTCTAAGTTAAACTCGCAACAAAAACGCGAGTAAATTAAGGCATTTCGGACGTCTGCAGTCTATGGCGCATCCACCAATTTTCGTGAAAGATCTATCTTTGAAGAATGAGTCGAACACCCAATAGATCCACCTACGCCAAAGCCGCCGACAAGACATTCCGCCACGGTGTAGACAATGATCTGACCGGGGCCGAATTCAGCGCGGCCCTGACCTGGGTGGCTGACCGCCAGCTCACCAATTGGGATATCAAGCATGGCGCCGACGTCGCCGGGCGATGCTACCAGTTTGCCGGCCGCTATTACTTTCCGGACCGTGAGACAGCAGAAGCGTTTCAAAAGGCGTTCGGCGGGCGGCGCTGGTCTCTTGCCGATCTGTCCGAACGTCAGATGCTCATCGCCAAGGAGAGGGAGATCGCTCGGGACCGTTCAGCGGACGATTGCGCATAGCCTGTGGGCCCTCACGGATTTGTTCGAAGTCATATCAAATCGAGCAATACACCCTTCAGGGGAAAATGTGGCTCGCATGTTTCTCTAGGGGTCGATAGCATCAACGGTCTTGGATCCATCCAAGAGAGGCACCGTGGCTGGCCAGTACCTGACAGCAGTGTTCGAGATGAGGCCGACGCGGCGGAAGGCTGCCGTGTTGGAGCGCGTCCGTTCGCAAGTTGAGGAAGCTTTCTGGTCCATTCTCGAAGAGGTACGGGCGGACGCCGAGGGCATCATCGCGGAGCCGGACCGAAAGACCCGCGTTGCTGAGTTGAGAAAACTTCAGGCGCGAGCCCTGACTGTTGCACGGGCGTCCAACCTGAATGAACCGGTTTCCAACGGGCTGGTCCGGGACGTGGGAATGGCGGTCGGTAGCTATATCGAGCTTCGACGTGGGGGGCACGAAGCGGAGTGGCCCGCGCAGTCGCAGCCACAGCCAGTCGTATACGCCTCTGCGCTCACCGCCTTGCGAACGGCATCCACGCGCGATCAGGAGAACGCCGCCCGCGATGAAATGAGCCGCGCGCGTCGGGAGCCTCAGCCGAGGCCCTTTACGCTTGCGCGGGCGCGGGACGCCTTGATCGTGCGCAAAGGCACCTCTGGGGGCTTGTCTGTCGTCCTGAACCTGGTGCCAGCTGATGATCCCCGTGCGCGTCTATCGATCCTGCATGAAGGAATCGAAGCCAGTTCGGGGGAGTTCATCAAAGCGGGGAAGAGCCGGTCCAAGATCATCGTCCCCTTGTCTTGTTCCAAGTGGCACGAGAACAAGTTTCTTGGCGGCAAGGCAATCCTGCGTTCCAGCCTTGTGCTGAGGAAGGGCGAGCGTTGGTTCCTCCAAGCCCAGTTCGAGATGCCGGAGCGGGATCTTGAACTAACCGAGCGGTCTATCGGGATCGATAGGGGGATCGTGAACCCCGTTGCGGTGAGTGTCGTTGATCGGGACGGCGCTATTCTGGAAGCCTCTGAGCCGCGCGGGGCCGAGATAGGGCAGGCGATCCGGGAGTCCGAGCGCCAGAGGCGGGCCGAGCAGAGACGGCGGGGGCATACCAGGCGCCGTTATGCCGAACGCGTAGACAACTCGCTCCATATCCTCGCGAACGAGATCGTCCGGACCGCTGTTCGTCATCGGGCACCGGTCAGCCTTGAAAAACTCGACGAGTTCAAGAAAACGATCGTCACGCCGCGGCCGAAGGGCGGGCACAAGGGAGGCTGGAGGCGGACCCTAAAGCGTGCGCAGTTGGGGAAGCTGGAGCAGATACTCAGCTACAAGCTCGCGCTCGCTGGCCTGCCGCAGCCCAGAAAGGTGGTCGCGGGCGGGACTTCGATTACCTGCCCGTCGTGCGGCCACAGGGACGGCAAGAATCGGCCGGAGCAAGACAAGTTCCTGTGTCTCAGCTGTGGGTTCACGGCCCATGCGGACGTTGTAGGGGCTGTGAACATTGGGCGCCGTGGCGTTGTCATGCGCGGAGTTAAGAAGGGCGACAAGCTTGCGCCCAAAGAAAGAGACATGGTCATGGCCCTCCGGGATCGTGACGATGGCGGTCTCGGGCCACTCGCCAATCCGGGCGGGTGGGTAGTCGCAGACCGCGCTTCTGCCGTTGGCGCGGACGACCAGTCCGCTGGCGTTACGTCAATGGCGGGGCAGAAGTCACTTCATGCCGACCAAAACGGTGGAAACACCGTACTCGCAGAGCGGGTTGGCCTCGTTTTTTCGGCTTCAGATGAGGATGATGGTGCAGTCGAATCAGGCGATTATCGCAGGGGCGGTTCCTCGAGGCCTCCAAACGAGGGGTGACCGCGACTAATCCCTGAGTGCTGCGGTCATCTTGTCGGTTCCTCGAGGCCTCCAAACGAGGGGTGACCGCGACGACCCGGAGAATGCAGCATGATTGAGTTCGGTTCCTCGAGGCCTCCAAACGAGGGGTGACCGCGACGATCACCTCATCCTTGCGGTCGAGTGCGGAGTTCCTCGAGGCCTCCAAACGAGGGGTGACCGCGACCTAACTCCCCCTTAGCTCAAGTGAGGATGCGTTTCTCAAGCCCTCCAAACGAGGGGAAACTGAAACCACCTAGCCTGGCTCCTTCTTTTCTCCTCCCTTGGGGGAGGAGCGGTTTCCTTTAAATCTCGCATCCGCTCAGTGCGGGAAGGGGACGCTGCCCCCTCCCCACAAAGGCTGAACTCGCATCCGCTCGCGTCGTTCCGGGTCTCCCCAGGTTTCGGGCCGAGGCCCTGCAACCGGCCGCATAGCGGCCCCCTAAAGGGTGGGCGATACCCCTCCCGGAACGCCGGCCTTTCACCCCACTCCCGCTCCTCGCCGGAGAGGCAGGGTTGCAGTTGTGAACAGCAACCCAGCCACAAAAAGGGGCAGAACATGACCGGCAAATCTCCGAAAACCGATCACATGCAGGCAGTGACCGACCGCATTATCGCGGCACTGGAAGAGGGCGTGCGCCCTTGGCAAAAGCCGTGGGACGCGGGCGCGATCCCGGAGCAGCCGTTGCGCGTAACCGGCGAAGCCTATCGGGGAATCAATGTTATTGCCCTTTGGATGGCCGCGCAGGCGAGCGGCTATACCTCGCCCTACTGGATGACCTACCGGCAGGCCGGGGAACTCGGCGGACAAGTTCGCAAGGGAGAGAAGGGCGCCGCTGTTTTCTATGCCGGAACGATGAACGCCAAGGAGGAGGACGAGGCGGACACCGACGAGGACGCCCGCGTTATCCGCTTTATGCGGTCCTACACGGTGTTCAATGCCGACCAGATCGACGGACTGCCCGAGCACTTCTATCCGGCGCCGTCCGCGCCGCGTCCGTCTGCCGAGCGGAACGATGCCGCCGAGCGGTATTTTGCCGCGACCGGCTCCGATGTTCGGCACGGCGGAAACCAAGCTTTCTACGCCTACGGCGGCGCGGCCGATTATATCCGCATGCCCCCGTTTGAGACCTTCCCGGATGCCGAAAAATACTATGCGACCCTTGCGCACGAACATATCCACTGGACCAAAGGCCCGGGCCGCCTTGAGCGGGACTTCGGGCGCAAGAAATGGGGCGATGACGGATACGCCCTGGAGGAGCTGGTCGCCGAACTCGGTTCCGCGTTCCTTGGCGCCTCTCTGGGGCTCCGACCGGACCATCTCACCGATCACGCGTCCTATATCCAAAGCTGGCTGAAGGTTCTGAAGGACGACAAGCGGGCGATCTTCCGCGCCGCATCCCATGCACAGAAAGCCGTCGATTTCCTCGACGGCTTCCAGCAAGCGGCAGCGATGCCGGAAGCGGCGGAGTGAGGGCGATGTTCAGACCTGATAGCGCCCAGATCGCACGCATCGATGCAGCGTTTGAGTCCTACCGGAGCGCCCCCGGCGCTCCGACGGATCGGACATCGGTTCGAATGCTCTATGACCTTCTTCATTACATGCGCGCGCATGAGGATATGAGGGCGTCGGAAATATTCCACTGGCATCGCTATGTGTGGCGGAACTTCGAATGCGACATGGACGGGCTCGACCGACCGGCGCATAGGCCCGCCCCGGCTTCGCGCACTGTTGCCACCAAAGCGG
This genomic interval carries:
- a CDS encoding IS1595 family transposase, whose protein sequence is MSGKFTVRDFFKRFPDDDACLHHVMEVRYGLRHVCRDCGTESSFHRMTNRKAYACAHCGAHLYPCAGTIFQDSRTPLQLWFYAIFLFVTTRHGVSGKELERQLGVTYKTAWRMGQQIRQLMEQAEIKDLFRGHVELDEAYVGGKRSGGKRGRGAPGKTIVMGVAERGGRVHAQVIPDIKLKTLKGVVDEKVEKGSLVSTDELMSYGLLTGDGYKHVAVKHGDKEWALYDYRTNAVHHVNTIEGFWKLFKNSVRSTHIHVSRKYMDRYLNEFTFRSNHRQMENAMFDLLIGAV
- a CDS encoding zinc ribbon domain-containing protein → MAGQYLTAVFEMRPTRRKAAVLERVRSQVEEAFWSILEEVRADAEGIIAEPDRKTRVAELRKLQARALTVARASNLNEPVSNGLVRDVGMAVGSYIELRRGGHEAEWPAQSQPQPVVYASALTALRTASTRDQENAARDEMSRARREPQPRPFTLARARDALIVRKGTSGGLSVVLNLVPADDPRARLSILHEGIEASSGEFIKAGKSRSKIIVPLSCSKWHENKFLGGKAILRSSLVLRKGERWFLQAQFEMPERDLELTERSIGIDRGIVNPVAVSVVDRDGAILEASEPRGAEIGQAIRESERQRRAEQRRRGHTRRRYAERVDNSLHILANEIVRTAVRHRAPVSLEKLDEFKKTIVTPRPKGGHKGGWRRTLKRAQLGKLEQILSYKLALAGLPQPRKVVAGGTSITCPSCGHRDGKNRPEQDKFLCLSCGFTAHADVVGAVNIGRRGVVMRGVKKGDKLAPKERDMVMALRDRDDGGLGPLANPGGWVVADRASAVGADDQSAGVTSMAGQKSLHADQNGGNTVLAERVGLVFSASDEDDGAVESGDYRRGGSSRPPNEG
- a CDS encoding ArdC family protein; translation: MTGKSPKTDHMQAVTDRIIAALEEGVRPWQKPWDAGAIPEQPLRVTGEAYRGINVIALWMAAQASGYTSPYWMTYRQAGELGGQVRKGEKGAAVFYAGTMNAKEEDEADTDEDARVIRFMRSYTVFNADQIDGLPEHFYPAPSAPRPSAERNDAAERYFAATGSDVRHGGNQAFYAYGGAADYIRMPPFETFPDAEKYYATLAHEHIHWTKGPGRLERDFGRKKWGDDGYALEELVAELGSAFLGASLGLRPDHLTDHASYIQSWLKVLKDDKRAIFRAASHAQKAVDFLDGFQQAAAMPEAAE